One window of Trinickia caryophylli genomic DNA carries:
- a CDS encoding tetratricopeptide repeat protein, with protein sequence MNADALATGRAELLERARAAHARGAWEEAESGYRSLLRTQPDDPDALHMLGLLRFQDGRLLEAHGYLNRSIERQPSALALANHASVLLALERRAEALERLDAALRMHPDHPRALLLRADLLAESGHNEQAIDTLDRIIASLPGQPPALVWTKRAAALHRIGRHREAIDACERALSLEPGSFDAHSLRGDALRAEQQWEAALVDYELALALQPASVAMAMARGETLARLGRLEPALGCFNDALAARPDSVEALYNSAVALERLGRLHEALARTERLLALEPRHLLGLAHRGNVLARLGRLDEAIASYDAAIDVSPRFVEALCNRSRVLRQSRRPEAALSSAERALKENDDFAPAWYARGQALQYLHRYDEALADLERAHQLAPDDLATRFQCANTLRMMMRHDEALEAYDRVLDADPGHIETHFSKAFVLLSLGDFARGWAEYEWRWREEQVGAFARDFPQPLWLGDAPLAGRTILLHAEQGLGDTLQFCRYVERVKALGATVVLEVQRPVVNLMSTVRGADVVVARGDPLPPFDCHCPLLSLALAFKTDEASIPADVPYLAAVPARIAHWHERLGTKTRPRIGIAWSGNPQHLDDHNRSIGLARLRPLLIEGVEWVSLQKVVRDEDRETLEESGIRHFGEELGDFGDTAALVGALDHVISVDTSVAHLAGALARQLWLLLPWLPDWRWRLSGAASMWYPSATLFRQPRAGDWDAVLEQVAAALRQQWLAHTTS encoded by the coding sequence ATGAATGCCGACGCACTAGCTACCGGCCGGGCCGAATTGCTCGAGCGAGCCCGTGCCGCTCATGCCCGCGGGGCATGGGAGGAGGCGGAAAGCGGATATCGTTCGCTGCTCCGGACGCAGCCAGACGATCCGGACGCGCTGCATATGCTCGGGCTGCTGCGATTCCAGGACGGGCGTCTGCTCGAGGCGCATGGATATCTGAACCGTTCGATCGAACGGCAGCCGTCGGCGCTCGCACTGGCCAATCATGCGTCGGTACTGCTGGCGCTGGAGCGGCGTGCCGAGGCGCTCGAGCGCCTCGACGCCGCGCTGCGGATGCATCCCGATCACCCACGGGCGCTCTTGCTGCGTGCGGACTTGCTGGCCGAGAGCGGACACAACGAGCAGGCGATCGATACGCTGGACCGGATCATCGCATCGCTGCCGGGGCAGCCGCCGGCGCTCGTCTGGACGAAGCGCGCGGCGGCTCTGCACCGGATCGGCCGCCATCGGGAAGCGATCGATGCGTGCGAGCGTGCGCTGTCGCTGGAGCCGGGCTCGTTCGATGCGCACAGTCTGCGCGGCGACGCGTTGCGGGCTGAACAGCAGTGGGAAGCGGCACTCGTCGACTACGAACTTGCGCTCGCGCTGCAGCCGGCGAGCGTGGCCATGGCCATGGCCCGAGGCGAGACGCTCGCCCGGCTGGGACGACTCGAACCGGCGCTTGGGTGCTTCAACGACGCGCTGGCTGCGCGGCCGGACAGCGTCGAGGCGCTCTATAACAGTGCGGTGGCATTGGAGCGACTCGGTCGCCTGCATGAAGCGCTTGCGCGCACCGAGCGATTACTTGCATTGGAGCCCCGGCACCTGCTTGGGCTTGCCCATCGCGGCAACGTGCTCGCCAGGCTGGGGCGTCTCGACGAGGCAATCGCGAGCTACGATGCCGCGATTGATGTTTCCCCGCGCTTCGTCGAGGCGCTTTGCAACCGCTCGCGGGTCCTCAGGCAGTCGAGGCGTCCGGAGGCGGCGCTTTCGAGCGCCGAGCGGGCCCTGAAGGAAAACGATGATTTTGCGCCCGCATGGTACGCGCGCGGGCAGGCGCTGCAGTATCTGCATCGTTACGATGAAGCGCTTGCCGATCTCGAGCGCGCGCACCAGCTGGCGCCCGACGATTTGGCCACGCGGTTCCAGTGCGCCAACACGCTGCGGATGATGATGCGCCACGACGAAGCGCTCGAGGCGTACGACCGGGTGCTGGATGCCGACCCCGGCCACATCGAGACGCATTTTTCGAAGGCGTTCGTCCTGCTGTCCCTCGGCGATTTCGCACGTGGCTGGGCGGAGTACGAGTGGCGCTGGCGCGAGGAGCAGGTCGGCGCCTTTGCACGCGACTTCCCGCAGCCGCTGTGGCTCGGCGATGCGCCGCTGGCGGGCAGAACGATCCTGTTGCACGCGGAGCAGGGGCTGGGCGACACGCTGCAGTTTTGTCGCTACGTCGAACGCGTGAAGGCGCTCGGCGCCACGGTCGTGCTCGAGGTGCAGCGGCCTGTGGTGAATTTGATGTCGACCGTCCGGGGCGCGGATGTCGTCGTCGCGCGCGGCGATCCGTTGCCGCCGTTCGACTGTCACTGCCCGCTGCTGAGCCTCGCGCTCGCGTTCAAGACCGATGAGGCGTCGATTCCGGCCGACGTGCCGTACCTTGCCGCCGTGCCCGCGCGAATCGCGCACTGGCACGAGCGGCTCGGAACGAAGACCAGGCCGCGCATCGGAATCGCATGGTCCGGTAATCCGCAGCATCTGGACGACCACAATCGATCGATCGGTCTCGCGCGGCTCAGGCCGCTCTTGATCGAAGGTGTCGAATGGGTCAGCCTGCAGAAGGTCGTTCGCGACGAAGACCGCGAAACGCTCGAAGAATCCGGCATCCGTCATTTCGGCGAGGAACTGGGCGATTTCGGCGATACCGCCGCACTCGTCGGCGCGCTCGACCATGTGATCAGCGTCGATACGTCGGTCGCGCATCTGGCCGGCGCGCTGGCACGGCAGTTATGGCTGCTCTTGCCGTGGCTGCCGGACTGGCGCTGGCGCCTGAGCGGCGCGGCGAGCATGTGGTATCCGAGCGCGACGCTTTTTCGGCAGCCGCGCGCGGGTGACTGGGATGCCGTGCTCGAGCAGGTTGCGGCTGCGCTGCGGCAGCAGTGGCTCGCGCATACCACGTCATGA
- a CDS encoding tetratricopeptide repeat protein — translation MEWGQGLTGLAHAAGAAQQHVPRHRTDLAVARALHEQGRLDEAQKAYEAWLEQEPNDAEAQHLFGVLRYQRGDIDGAMTLMSRAVALAPAPLALANLGAIMAQLGRMEEALGHFRSALALDPRHLHALVRLGNTLIALQRHEDAIEAYDRVLEIAPLTLDALCNRGSALRALGRHREALESFERALTVDPQSFESLCNRGNTYSGIGCHQEALRDYEAALAVMPGHPSVLCARGRALVALGREGEALASFNEAIAAQPEFVDALYNSAVALERLGRADEALQRCARVLEREPRHARALACRGNALLSLERFDDALAEYDRALAIGPAFAEVLCNRGSALRSLNRFDDALASYDAALELDRRLLQAWCNRGSVLHDLQRFDDALSAFDSALALGADHAPAWFGRGNALFEMSRFEEAIDAHGRATVADPDHVDAHFAQGYIHLLEGDFARGWPKYEWRQHVPAKRGTERTLASPRWSGHEPLLGKTIHVHAEQGFGDTLQFCRYAPLLRKRGASVVLEVQPPLHALVAGSLQGIDVIGTQPSAPPADFHIPLLSLPYAFGTAPHTIPAEVPYLGVAESRVKAWRGRLGMRTRMRIGLAWSGNAEHRNDRARSLPLAALDPLMSLGVEWVSLQKGVRERDWATLAAMPIRTFDAQLTDFSETAALMLSLDLVIAVDTAVAHLAGALAVPVWILLPYLAEWRWLNGRSDSPWYPSARLFRQPARGRWDAAIDAVRSALAARLEGAQ, via the coding sequence ATGGAGTGGGGACAAGGACTGACCGGCCTCGCGCATGCCGCAGGCGCCGCACAGCAGCACGTGCCTCGGCACCGTACCGACCTTGCGGTCGCGAGGGCGCTGCACGAACAAGGCCGGCTCGACGAAGCACAGAAAGCTTACGAGGCGTGGCTCGAACAGGAGCCCAACGATGCCGAGGCGCAGCATCTGTTCGGTGTGCTTCGCTACCAGCGTGGCGACATCGACGGGGCCATGACGCTCATGAGCCGCGCTGTCGCACTCGCGCCAGCACCTCTGGCTCTGGCGAACCTCGGCGCGATCATGGCGCAGTTGGGCCGGATGGAGGAGGCGCTAGGGCATTTCCGTTCGGCGCTCGCGCTCGATCCACGCCATCTGCATGCACTCGTGCGGCTCGGCAATACGCTCATCGCGCTGCAGCGCCACGAGGACGCGATCGAGGCGTACGACCGGGTGCTGGAGATCGCGCCGCTGACGCTCGACGCGCTCTGCAACCGGGGCAGTGCCTTGCGGGCGCTCGGGCGTCATCGGGAAGCACTCGAAAGTTTCGAGCGCGCGCTGACAGTCGATCCGCAGTCGTTCGAATCGCTCTGCAATCGCGGCAATACATATAGCGGCATCGGATGCCATCAGGAGGCCCTGCGCGACTACGAGGCCGCGTTGGCGGTCATGCCGGGGCATCCGTCCGTTCTCTGCGCGCGGGGCCGCGCGCTCGTCGCTCTCGGGCGTGAGGGGGAGGCGCTTGCGAGCTTCAACGAGGCGATCGCGGCTCAGCCCGAATTCGTCGATGCACTTTACAACAGTGCTGTGGCGCTCGAGCGCCTCGGCCGGGCCGACGAGGCGTTGCAGCGCTGCGCCCGCGTACTCGAACGCGAGCCGCGCCATGCACGCGCGCTGGCGTGCCGCGGCAATGCCCTCTTGAGCCTCGAGCGCTTTGACGATGCGCTTGCCGAATATGACCGCGCGCTGGCGATCGGGCCCGCGTTCGCGGAGGTGCTGTGCAACCGCGGATCGGCGCTGCGCAGCTTGAATCGCTTCGATGACGCGCTCGCAAGCTACGATGCCGCGCTCGAGCTCGATCGGCGATTGCTGCAGGCGTGGTGCAATCGCGGCAGTGTGCTCCACGATCTGCAGCGGTTCGACGATGCGCTCTCGGCGTTCGACAGCGCGCTCGCGCTCGGCGCGGACCATGCGCCCGCGTGGTTCGGTCGAGGAAACGCATTGTTCGAGATGTCGCGGTTCGAGGAGGCGATCGACGCACACGGGCGCGCCACGGTGGCTGACCCCGATCATGTGGATGCGCATTTCGCGCAGGGATACATCCATTTGCTCGAGGGCGACTTCGCCCGTGGCTGGCCGAAGTACGAGTGGCGACAGCATGTGCCGGCGAAGCGCGGTACCGAGCGCACGCTCGCCAGCCCGCGCTGGTCCGGGCACGAGCCGCTGCTCGGCAAGACGATCCATGTACACGCCGAGCAGGGCTTCGGCGATACGTTACAGTTTTGCCGCTACGCGCCGCTTTTGCGCAAGCGGGGCGCGAGTGTCGTGCTCGAAGTGCAGCCCCCGCTTCACGCACTGGTGGCCGGCTCGCTCCAGGGGATCGACGTGATCGGCACGCAGCCGTCGGCCCCGCCCGCCGATTTCCACATTCCGCTGCTGAGCCTGCCGTACGCCTTCGGCACCGCGCCGCATACCATTCCCGCCGAGGTCCCCTATCTTGGCGTCGCCGAGTCGCGCGTCAAGGCCTGGCGAGGTCGGCTCGGCATGCGCACGCGCATGCGCATCGGCCTCGCGTGGTCGGGCAATGCCGAGCATCGCAACGATCGCGCCCGATCGTTGCCGCTTGCGGCACTCGATCCGCTGATGTCGCTCGGCGTCGAATGGGTCAGCCTGCAAAAGGGGGTGCGCGAGCGCGACTGGGCCACGCTCGCCGCCATGCCGATTCGGACGTTCGATGCGCAGTTGACCGACTTCAGCGAGACCGCCGCGCTCATGCTCTCGCTCGATCTCGTGATCGCTGTCGACACCGCGGTCGCACACCTCGCGGGCGCGCTCGCGGTGCCAGTGTGGATCCTGCTGCCTTATCTCGCCGAATGGCGCTGGTTGAACGGCCGCTCCGACAGCCCTTGGTACCCGAGTGCACGGCTTTTCCGGCAGCCGGCGCGGGGGAGATGGGACGCAGCGATCGATGCGGTGCGCTCGGCGCTTGCCGCACGATTGGAGGGGGCGCAATGA
- a CDS encoding PulJ/GspJ family protein — translation MSAGVERAGTHRAVGLRPIARARSAAGFTLLEMLIAIALMAVVALVSWRGLDSAMRAREGLVANLARTRTLGRCFSQLQYDMANLVTPDEVFGPPLRIMPGELVLIRHIGVGSDEPTRLQVVRYRLHGGVLARSASEPVSTLSRLADTLQHMERFPSAAASDRVVSMSLAVWIPSLGWVSDQAEVAQSYQRFLATHGISSFTSIGMPLPKGLRFVVRLGSPALEYSRVIPIGQ, via the coding sequence ATGAGCGCAGGCGTTGAGCGTGCGGGCACGCATCGCGCCGTGGGCTTGCGGCCTATTGCCCGCGCACGCTCCGCAGCCGGCTTCACGCTGCTCGAAATGTTGATTGCGATCGCGCTGATGGCCGTCGTTGCCCTCGTATCGTGGCGCGGCCTGGACAGCGCGATGCGCGCCCGCGAGGGTCTCGTCGCGAATCTTGCGCGCACGCGTACGCTTGGCCGTTGTTTCTCCCAATTGCAGTACGACATGGCGAATCTGGTCACCCCTGACGAGGTATTCGGGCCGCCGCTGCGCATCATGCCCGGCGAACTTGTGCTTATCCGGCACATCGGGGTGGGAAGCGACGAACCGACGAGGCTGCAAGTGGTCCGCTATCGCCTGCACGGCGGGGTGCTCGCGCGCAGCGCGTCCGAGCCGGTGTCGACGCTTTCGCGCCTCGCGGACACGTTGCAGCACATGGAGCGTTTCCCGAGCGCGGCGGCAAGCGATCGGGTTGTCTCCATGAGCCTTGCCGTGTGGATTCCTTCGCTGGGATGGGTCTCGGATCAAGCGGAGGTGGCTCAGTCGTATCAACGATTTCTCGCAACGCATGGCATCAGCAGTTTCACCAGCATCGGCATGCCGCTGCCGAAGGGGCTGCGCTTCGTCGTCCGGCTCGGTTCGCCGGCGCTGGAGTACTCGCGCGTGATTCCCATCGGCCAATAG
- the gspI gene encoding type II secretion system minor pseudopilin GspI: MDSHYCARRRGRAPTYHAGFTLIEVLIALAIVAVALGAVVRAMGALASGTEAATSRLLAVWSADNALAALRVSQSWPDLGETVQPCPQGRYRFVCRQTVTSLDEPLLRAVVIDVYPSASSREILAQSATVMQDERRR; encoded by the coding sequence ATGGACAGTCACTACTGTGCGCGGCGGCGTGGCCGGGCGCCCACGTATCACGCGGGTTTCACGTTGATCGAAGTGCTGATCGCGCTGGCGATCGTTGCCGTCGCGCTCGGCGCCGTCGTGCGCGCGATGGGCGCGCTCGCGTCCGGTACCGAGGCGGCCACTTCCCGGCTGCTGGCGGTCTGGAGTGCAGACAATGCGCTGGCGGCACTGCGCGTCTCGCAGAGCTGGCCCGACCTGGGCGAGACGGTCCAGCCCTGTCCGCAGGGCCGGTACCGGTTTGTTTGCCGGCAAACCGTCACATCGCTGGACGAGCCGCTGCTGCGCGCGGTGGTCATTGACGTCTATCCGTCCGCATCCAGCCGGGAAATACTCGCTCAATCCGCCACGGTGATGCAGGATGAGCGCAGGCGTTGA
- a CDS encoding LysE family translocator: MNPATNGFLLSLSLCLDIGIVNIAIMTVSMQRGYWTGFWLGLGSCVGDLVYALLALAGMTALLRFSAIRWGMWLGGTFVLVALALKMAISAIRSARSPQDGNEPAASGTHRQQFVKGVLLALSSPSAIIWFAAVGGALIAQSGVRGWEATSSFLGGFFAAGLAWTAALCLVAAKGGKVFGAKALSFCYFASAALFAFFAWQVVSSGYKTLILGAAS; encoded by the coding sequence ATGAATCCCGCAACGAATGGCTTTTTGCTTTCTTTATCTCTTTGCCTCGACATCGGCATCGTGAACATCGCGATCATGACCGTCTCCATGCAGCGCGGATATTGGACCGGCTTCTGGCTCGGGCTCGGCTCCTGCGTGGGCGATCTCGTCTATGCCCTCCTTGCGTTGGCGGGCATGACGGCATTGCTGCGGTTTTCCGCCATCCGCTGGGGCATGTGGCTCGGCGGGACGTTCGTGCTGGTCGCACTCGCGCTCAAAATGGCCATTTCGGCGATCAGATCGGCACGGTCCCCACAGGACGGCAACGAGCCGGCCGCCAGCGGAACGCATCGTCAGCAGTTCGTGAAGGGCGTTTTGCTTGCGCTGTCGTCGCCGTCGGCGATCATCTGGTTCGCGGCCGTCGGCGGCGCGCTGATTGCGCAATCGGGCGTACGCGGATGGGAAGCGACGAGCAGCTTTCTCGGAGGATTCTTCGCGGCCGGACTCGCATGGACGGCGGCGTTATGCCTCGTCGCGGCCAAAGGCGGAAAAGTGTTCGGCGCGAAAGCACTGTCGTTTTGCTACTTTGCCTCGGCTGCGCTTTTTGCCTTCTTCGCTTGGCAGGTCGTTTCCTCCGGCTACAAGACGCTCATTCTGGGCGCCGCGTCGTAA